In a genomic window of Wyeomyia smithii strain HCP4-BCI-WySm-NY-G18 chromosome 1, ASM2978416v1, whole genome shotgun sequence:
- the LOC129717320 gene encoding uncharacterized protein LOC129717320, whose product MAIKRMEALERKLSKNPGLKQNVDRQIDEYVAKGYAHKITAEEQQNSDAASVWKIRLVWDAAASVNGISLNSELLAGPDMLTSLPAVIQRFREKRFSFGGDIKEMYHQLRIRPEDKQAQRFLYRKEKGPIQIFVMDVATFGSTCSPYAAAAIVNKHYVDDYLDSADSAVEAIERARQVKLIHARGGFEIGKWVSNSEEFLRALGEQNDDQAVHLHQDKMTQKERVLGIIWDSKEDVFSFSATPRADLGQMFSSGDRPTKRSVLSCVMSMFDPLGLLCPFTIIGRILVQDLWRAGCEWDELIDDEAYSKWKQWIGLLPEVGAIKVPRCYFGDATSDKFRGLQLHIFTDASEKAYGCAAYFRIVIDGEARCALVMSKSKVAPLKQLTIPRLELQAAVLGARLAQSIKCSHNLVIRN is encoded by the exons ATGGCTATCAAGCGGATGGAGGCGCTGGAAAGGAAACTGTCCAAAAATCCTGGACTCAAACAAAATGTTGATCGACAGATTGATGAGTATGTTGCTAAAGGATATGCACACAAAATTACAGCTGAAGAGCAGCAAAATTCGGATGCGGCTTCGGTATG GAAAATTCGTCTGGTCTGGGACGCAGCAGCATCGGTCAACGGTATATCACTTAACTCCGAGCTTCTAGCAGGCCCTGATATGCTGACGAGCCTTCCAGCAGTGATCCAACGGTTCAGGGAAAAACGATTCAGTTTTGGCGGTGACATCAAGGAGATGTATCACCAGTTGCGTATCAGACCTGAAGACAAGCAGGCGCAGCGTTTTTTATATCGTAAGGAGAAGGGACCAATACAGATATTCGTCATGGACGTGGCCACCTTCGGCTCGACCTGTTCCCCTT ACGCAGCAGCAGCAATCGTTAACAAACACTATGTTGACGATTACCTCGACAGCGCCGATAGCGCTGTAGAGGCAATAGAACGTGCGAGACAAGTAAAATTGATCCATGCAAGAGGGGGATTCGAGATAGGGAAATGGGTCTCGAATTCAGAGGAATTTTTACGAGCGTTGGGTGAGCAGAACGATGATCAGGCAGTACATCTCCATCAAGACAAAATGACACAAAAGGAACGAGTGCTCGGAATTATTTGGGACTCTAAAGAAGACGTGTTCTCGTTTTCTGCAACCCCTAGAGCGGACCTAGGACAGATGTTTTCCAGTGGAGATCGCCCAACGAAGAGATCCGTTCTCAGTTGTGTTATGTCAATGTTTGACCCACTGGGTCTTCTTTGCCCATTTACGATAATTGGAAGAATCCTTGTACAGGATCTGTGGAGAGCGGGTTGTGAATGGGATGAGTTGATTGACGACGAAGCCTATAGTAAGTGGAAGCAATGGATTGGGTTACTACCAGAGGTGGGCGCGATTAAAGTACCTAGATGCTACTTCGGAGATGCTACGTCAGACAAGTTTAGAGGTCTCCAACTACATATATTCACTGATGCAAGTGAAAAGGCATATGGGTGTGCAGCCTATTTTCGCATTGTTATTGATGGTGAGGCACGCTGCGCGCTGGTGATGAGCAAGAGCAAAGTAGCCCCACTCAAACAGTTGACTATCCCCAGGCTGGAACTGCAAGCAGCAGTACTTGGCGCTAGACTAGCACAATCTATTAAATGCAGTCATAATTTGGTCATAAGAAATTAA
- the LOC129717321 gene encoding uncharacterized protein LOC129717321, whose protein sequence is MACVFRFVSNCKKIITGEPIELVKATAGQLKLVMPHTKPTKRLPLTQEELLKAETYLFKMIQAEAYGGDLKVLLHNKEKPVSQWLTVETSSPLYKLAPLIDERGLVRMEGRTKNASFLPFDLRFPIVLPKDHPVTAKLIHHYHEKFGHGYRETVKNELKQRFYIASISRLVPRVAKDCMWCKVKRNRPVTPRMAPLPIQRLIPFQRPFSFVGIDYLGPFEVSVNRRKEKRWIVLFTCMVVRAIHLEIAHSLTTQACLMSIRRFICRRGPPLEIFSDNGTNLKGASKELARIICAINEDCGSELTTTRTKWNFNPPAAPHMGGVWERLVRSTKEALAVIDEGGRLTDEVLLTSICEVEDMINSRPLTYVSQEADEIDTLTPNHFLRGVAPNEPVLTPPPPCAAEALRSNYHRSQQLATEMWNRWLKEYIPSVNRMTRWYGEAKPLRAGDLVYIVEGTKRKLCVRGVVQEPIIASDGRIRQAWIKTNSGVFKRATAVLAVLEIDDGNTGPTTESDPELRTGEMLRTAPRSGENDTFGNTRRERGTEKQEENM, encoded by the coding sequence ATGGCCTGTGTGTTTAGATTTGTCAGTAACTGCAAAAAGATTATAACAGGAGAGCCTATTGAACTCGTAAAGGCAACCGCAGGGCAGCTGAAATTAGTTATGCCGCACACAAAACCGACAAAGCGTCTGCCTCTTACGCAGGAAGAACTACTTAAAGCAGAAACATATCTTTTTAAAATGATACAAGCAGAGGCATACGGTGGAGATCTCAAGGTACTATTGCACAACAAGGAGAAGCCAGTTTCTCAGTGGCTAACAGTAGAAACCTCGAGTCCCTTGTATAAATTGGCCCCTCTAATCGACGAACGTGGGCTGGTACGAATGGAAGGTAGAACGAAGAATGCTTCCTTTCTGCCGTTTGACCTTCGTTTCCCGATAGTATTGCCGAAAGATCATCCAGTGACAGCTAAGCTCATTCATCATTACCATGAGAAGTTCGGTCACGGTTACAGGGAAACAGTAAAAAACGAACTTAAGCAACGGTTTTATATTGCGTCGATAAGCAGATTGGTGCCGAGAGTTGCAAAAGATTGCATGTGGTGTAAAGTCAAACGCAATCGTCCAGTGACACCGAGGATGGCACCGTTACCCATCCAGAGATTAATCCCGTTTCAACGTCCGTTTAGCTTTGTTGGGATCGACTATTTAGGGCCTTTCGAGGTATCTGTCAATCGACGAAAGGAAAAGCGCTGGATTGTTTTGTTTACGTGTATGGTGGTGAGAGCTATCCATCTAGAGATCGCACATAGCTTAACCACCCAGGCTTGTTTGATGTCTATTAGAAGATTCATTTGTCGCCGGGGACCACCTCTGGAAATTTTCTCCGATAACGGCACGAACCTGAAAGGAGCAAGCAAAGAATTAGCGAGAATTATTTGTGCAATAAACGAAGATTGCGGCAGCGAATTAACAACTACTCGAACTAAATGGAACTTCAATCCTCCTGCCGCTCCGCATATGGGGGGCGTGTGGGAGCGCTTAGTGAGATCCACTAAAGAAGCGTTGGCGGTAATCGACGAAGGAGGCCGATTAACCGATGAAGTTCTGCTAAcatcgatttgcgaagtagaAGATATGATAAATTCACGGCCATTGACCTACGTATCACAAGAAGCCGATGAGATTGACACGCTGACACCAAACCATTTTCTCAGAGGTGTAGCACCAAATGAACCTGTGTTGACTCCACCGCCACCCTGTGCTGCCGAAGCACTCCGGAGCAACTATCATCGATCGCAGCAATTAGCAACGGAGATGTGGAACCGATGGTTAAAGGAATATATACCTTCCGTGAACCGAATGACCAGGTGGTATGGAGAAGCGAAACCGTTACGAGCAGGAGATTTAGTCTATATAGTGGAGGGGACTAAACGTAAGTTATGTGTGCGCGGGGTAGTTCAAGAACCGATAATCGCCAGCGACGGGCGCATTCGACAAGCATGGATCAAGACGAACAGTGGCGTTTTTAAAAGAGCTACAGCTGTGTTGGCTGTTCTAGAGATAGATGATGGTAACACCGGGCCGACAACAGAATCGGACCCAGAATTACGGACCGGGGAAATGTTGCGAACAGCCCCCCGATCGGGCGAAAACGATACATTTGGCAACACTAGGCGAGAAAGAGGCACTGAGAAACAGGAAGAGAACATGTAA